In Deinococcus depolymerans, the following are encoded in one genomic region:
- a CDS encoding cyclic-di-AMP receptor yields the protein MKLVLAVIQDADATALVRVLSQNAFEVTKLASTGGFLREGNTTLMIGVDDSRLEELKRHVQRTCRTRTRLVAPSVPMGEQNEGLVGDPVEVPVGGAVMFVMGVQEFVKV from the coding sequence ATGAAGCTTGTGCTCGCCGTGATTCAGGACGCCGACGCGACCGCGCTGGTCCGCGTCCTGTCCCAGAATGCCTTCGAAGTCACGAAGCTCGCCAGCACCGGCGGCTTCCTGCGGGAGGGCAACACCACCCTGATGATCGGCGTCGACGACAGCCGCCTGGAGGAACTCAAACGTCACGTGCAGCGCACCTGCCGCACCCGCACCCGCCTCGTCGCGCCCAGCGTCCCCATGGGCGAGCAGAACGAGGGCCTGGTCGGCGATCCGGTCGAGGTGCCGGTCGGCGGGGCCGTCATGTTCG
- a CDS encoding transcriptional regulator — protein MFNPPTLEDLQETRRANEKLVLKALESKPEWVETELAKTTGLALSHLRAALASLLDQGRVRRLPGTGTRAVYGLADPGLADVPATPLTGDAKRVRDYLEGRADSALYMSDQLRMTREDVMTALSLLNAHGMITCTFVGSLVIFRLKETQALGTEQAAPAATGKKKQVA, from the coding sequence ATGTTCAACCCCCCCACCCTCGAAGACCTGCAGGAAACCCGCCGCGCCAACGAGAAACTCGTCCTGAAGGCGCTGGAAAGCAAGCCGGAATGGGTCGAGACCGAACTCGCCAAGACCACCGGTCTGGCCCTGTCGCACCTGCGCGCCGCGCTCGCCAGCCTGCTCGACCAGGGCCGCGTGCGCCGCCTGCCCGGTACCGGCACCCGCGCCGTGTACGGCCTCGCGGACCCCGGTCTGGCCGACGTGCCCGCCACGCCCCTGACGGGCGACGCCAAGCGCGTCCGCGACTACCTCGAGGGCCGCGCCGACAGCGCCCTGTACATGAGTGACCAGCTGCGCATGACCCGCGAGGACGTCATGACCGCCCTGAGCCTCCTGAACGCGCACGGCATGATCACCTGCACCTTCGTGGGCAGCCTCGTGATCTTCCGCCTGAAAGAAACCCAGGCGCTCGGCACCGAACAGGCCGCGCCCGCCGCGACCGGCAAGAAGAAACAGGTCGCCTGA
- a CDS encoding ATP-binding cassette domain-containing protein: MLSVQQLGKSYGSFHALRDVTFSAHGGEVFGLLGPNGAGKTTLLRILATLLRPDRGQAQVAGFDITRDPEAIRARIGVVNGGMGLPARLTGREILQSFARLYGLTRTQADARITELDTRLELGRTLDTRAAEYSTGMKQKVVIARAVIHDPAVLILDEAASGLDIFARRTLLDFVQASRAPGRLTVYSTHVMSEVEEVCDRVAILHEGALITLGTLPDILNATGERTLERAFFALVRGQPTGGTHV; encoded by the coding sequence ATGCTGAGCGTCCAGCAGCTCGGCAAGTCGTACGGGAGCTTCCACGCGCTGCGGGACGTGACCTTCAGCGCCCACGGCGGCGAGGTCTTCGGTCTGCTCGGCCCGAACGGCGCCGGCAAGACCACCCTGCTGCGTATCCTGGCCACCCTGCTGCGTCCCGACCGCGGGCAGGCGCAGGTGGCGGGATTCGACATCACCCGCGACCCCGAAGCGATCCGCGCGCGCATCGGCGTGGTGAACGGTGGCATGGGCCTCCCGGCCCGCCTGACCGGCCGCGAGATCCTGCAGTCCTTCGCGCGGCTGTACGGCCTGACCCGCACCCAGGCCGACGCTCGTATCACGGAACTCGACACCCGCCTCGAACTGGGACGCACCCTCGACACCCGCGCCGCCGAGTACTCCACCGGCATGAAACAGAAGGTCGTGATCGCCCGCGCCGTCATCCACGACCCGGCCGTGCTGATTCTCGACGAGGCCGCCAGCGGACTGGACATCTTCGCGCGCCGCACCCTGCTGGACTTCGTGCAGGCCAGCCGCGCGCCGGGCCGCCTGACCGTGTACTCCACGCACGTCATGAGCGAGGTCGAGGAAGTCTGCGACCGGGTCGCCATCCTGCACGAGGGCGCACTGATCACGCTCGGCACCCTGCCGGACATCCTGAACGCAACCGGGGAACGCACCCTGGAACGCGCCTTCTTCGCGCTGGTGCGCGGCCAGCCCACCGGAGGCACGCATGTCTGA
- a CDS encoding ABC transporter permease — translation MSERPARHGLRRAMVWEVAARDLLATLRDRRTLNATILMPLILIPLFTLGLPLMLGNFIGGQQQERQTIGVSGPLPAPLRAALERDETLPDGTVVRAGVTLVPVSDPQAAVQSGDVDAALRVPATLPDRAGTGQGTLELHAKLGNLRAQTGAYSKVTDVIDSYNRTLAVQRLGEQGLNESVLQTITVKPVDASTAQEKRSGQLAFLIPMLMLQFIVSGAMATAVDATAGEKERGTLESLLVSPVRRAEVVAGKLLATTLTALTSAAFSVAGFLLSGLAMRLYLQRQPGAATALSGSMGGQLTLSPGSLLTLLGIAASAALIISALLIAVGIYARTFKEAQTYIAPITMVVVLPAVLLQFADFLTFGLGVYAVPIIGGMIAILEIVRGAALPSHALIAIGANLLAALLLGLLALRSFGREEVIFRN, via the coding sequence ATGTCTGAACGTCCCGCCCGCCACGGCCTTCGCCGCGCGATGGTCTGGGAGGTCGCCGCCCGCGACCTGCTCGCCACGCTGCGCGACCGCCGCACCCTGAACGCCACCATCCTGATGCCGCTGATCCTGATTCCGCTGTTCACGCTGGGCCTGCCGCTGATGCTCGGCAATTTCATCGGCGGGCAGCAGCAGGAACGCCAGACCATCGGCGTGAGCGGCCCGCTCCCCGCCCCACTGCGCGCCGCGCTGGAGCGCGACGAGACCCTCCCGGACGGCACGGTCGTGCGCGCCGGCGTGACCCTGGTGCCCGTCAGCGACCCGCAGGCCGCCGTGCAGAGCGGCGACGTCGACGCCGCCCTGCGCGTCCCCGCCACCCTGCCGGACCGCGCCGGGACCGGCCAGGGAACCCTGGAACTGCACGCCAAGCTGGGCAACCTGCGCGCCCAGACCGGCGCGTACTCCAAAGTCACGGACGTCATCGACAGCTACAACCGCACCCTGGCCGTGCAGCGTCTGGGCGAACAGGGCCTGAACGAGAGCGTCCTGCAGACCATCACCGTGAAACCCGTGGACGCCAGCACCGCCCAGGAGAAGCGCAGCGGCCAGCTGGCCTTCCTGATCCCCATGCTGATGCTGCAGTTCATCGTGTCCGGCGCAATGGCGACCGCCGTGGACGCCACCGCCGGCGAGAAGGAACGCGGCACCCTGGAAAGCCTGCTCGTCTCCCCGGTACGCCGCGCCGAGGTCGTCGCCGGGAAACTGCTGGCCACCACCCTGACCGCCCTGACCAGCGCGGCCTTCAGCGTCGCCGGGTTCCTGCTCAGCGGGCTCGCCATGCGCCTGTACCTGCAGCGGCAACCGGGCGCGGCCACCGCCCTCTCCGGCAGCATGGGCGGCCAGCTCACGCTGAGCCCCGGCAGCCTGCTGACCCTGCTCGGCATCGCCGCGAGCGCCGCGCTGATCATCAGCGCCCTGCTGATCGCGGTCGGCATCTACGCCCGCACCTTCAAGGAAGCGCAGACGTACATCGCGCCCATCACCATGGTCGTGGTCCTGCCGGCCGTCCTGCTGCAGTTCGCGGATTTCCTGACCTTCGGGCTGGGCGTGTACGCCGTGCCGATCATCGGTGGCATGATCGCCATCCTGGAAATCGTGCGCGGCGCGGCCCTCCCGTCTCACGCCCTGATCGCCATCGGCGCGAACCTGCTCGCCGCGCTGCTGCTCGGCCTGCTGGCCCTGCGGTCCTTCGGGCGCGAGGAAGTCATCTTCCGCAACTGA
- a CDS encoding metallophosphoesterase family protein: MRVAILADIHGNADALNAVLRDARQRGAARLIVNGDVVNRGPDSVQVLRTLLDRPDVTFTLGNHDDLLRLWHARSDALPADWFTDPFWGATAWSTEQLDRAGLLHAPADWPMTLTLREPGLPDVLIAHGTADHYRESLSDRSASARVQALRRAPDGREYGVLIGSHIHRPVDTVIDGTRVLNTGSVGSPATGDPRAQYLLLDATPHGWQVTPRLVPYDRAGVLARFGSSGLLRSGLSAEIFRQEVLSARSLYTPYWTWTEQGGLPRNQASWQAFQALRPATV, from the coding sequence ATGAGAGTGGCGATCCTGGCAGACATTCACGGGAACGCGGACGCCCTGAACGCCGTGCTGCGTGACGCCCGGCAGCGCGGCGCCGCGCGGCTGATCGTGAACGGGGACGTGGTCAACCGCGGCCCGGACTCCGTCCAGGTCCTGCGGACCCTGCTGGACCGCCCGGACGTGACCTTCACGCTGGGCAACCACGACGACCTGCTGCGGCTGTGGCACGCCCGCAGCGACGCCCTGCCGGCCGACTGGTTCACGGACCCCTTCTGGGGAGCCACCGCCTGGAGTACCGAGCAACTCGACCGGGCCGGCCTGCTGCACGCCCCGGCCGACTGGCCCATGACCCTCACGCTGCGCGAACCCGGCCTGCCGGACGTTCTGATCGCGCACGGCACCGCCGACCACTACCGCGAGAGCCTCAGTGACCGCAGCGCCTCCGCGCGCGTGCAGGCGCTGCGCCGCGCCCCCGACGGCCGCGAGTACGGCGTGCTGATCGGGTCGCACATCCACCGGCCCGTCGATACCGTCATCGACGGCACGCGGGTCCTGAACACCGGCTCGGTCGGGTCGCCCGCCACCGGCGATCCGCGCGCCCAGTACCTGCTGCTGGACGCCACCCCGCACGGCTGGCAGGTCACGCCCCGGCTCGTTCCTTACGACCGCGCGGGCGTCCTGGCGCGGTTCGGGAGCAGCGGCCTGCTGCGCAGCGGTCTGAGCGCCGAGATCTTCCGGCAGGAGGTCCTGAGCGCCCGCAGCCTGTACACCCCCTACTGGACCTGGACCGAGCAGGGCGGCCTGCCGCGCAATCAGGCCAGCTGGCAGGCGTTCCAGGCACTTCGGCCCGCCACGGTCTGA
- a CDS encoding fasciclin domain-containing protein has translation MKKQTSFITLSLMLATPALAGGAGAPVARPAATPCKSIAQIVMSDPNFSTLATAIEAAGLGQTLMGGQYTVFAPTNAAFAKLPSDTLAMALNDAAMLRSILLYHVVPGKVSAKQVMGMSSGKTAQGSSFLVSVSGGKVMIDNATVTKADVMACNGTVHVIDTVLMPAMSVAAQPATAPAAPAVTVSAPAAPSVDIMSIPAMPMSGGTMTTTTTTTTTTATTEATATGSEMTESNTLYDMIVADERFSTLRDLISDAELTDVLISNDYTIFAPTNEAFEGVDPDQLALIASNPETLKQVLLYHVVSGKLNAEDLKAGTQLRSAEGTSLDLSMDGSSVMVNTAMIDGAPITASNGNIFAINELLLPDTLVLPDPPTGAEVMTETTATTTTTTAPMVMNSASLVEALSQPQFSTLLSLVQKADLVGALTATDVTVFAPTNDAFAKVPQATLDALMADPAKLKQVLTYHVVAGRVVDDGLKVSQLRSLEGSSIDLKASGATYLVGNLSAANAMGSTISARTNAGNSVIYTIDMVMLPPTLK, from the coding sequence ATGAAGAAGCAGACCAGCTTTATCACGCTCAGCCTGATGCTTGCCACGCCCGCCCTCGCCGGCGGTGCCGGTGCGCCCGTTGCCCGCCCGGCCGCCACGCCCTGCAAGTCCATCGCGCAGATCGTCATGTCCGACCCGAACTTCAGCACCCTCGCCACGGCCATCGAGGCCGCCGGCCTGGGCCAGACCCTGATGGGCGGTCAGTACACGGTCTTCGCGCCCACCAACGCGGCCTTCGCCAAGCTGCCCAGCGATACCCTCGCCATGGCCCTGAACGACGCGGCCATGCTGCGCTCGATCCTTCTGTACCACGTGGTGCCGGGCAAGGTCAGCGCCAAGCAGGTCATGGGCATGTCCTCCGGTAAGACCGCGCAGGGCAGCTCCTTCCTGGTCAGCGTCAGCGGTGGCAAGGTCATGATCGACAACGCCACGGTGACCAAGGCCGACGTGATGGCCTGCAACGGCACCGTGCACGTGATCGACACGGTCCTGATGCCCGCCATGAGCGTCGCCGCGCAGCCCGCCACGGCCCCCGCAGCCCCGGCCGTGACGGTCAGTGCGCCCGCTGCGCCCTCGGTGGACATCATGAGCATTCCCGCCATGCCCATGAGTGGCGGCACCATGACGACCACGACCACGACGACCACGACGACGGCCACCACCGAGGCGACCGCCACCGGCAGCGAGATGACCGAGAGCAACACCCTGTACGACATGATCGTCGCCGACGAGCGGTTCAGCACGCTGCGCGACCTGATCAGCGACGCCGAACTGACCGACGTGCTGATCAGCAACGACTACACCATCTTCGCGCCCACCAACGAGGCCTTCGAGGGCGTGGATCCTGACCAGCTGGCCCTGATCGCCAGCAACCCCGAGACCCTCAAGCAGGTGCTGCTGTACCACGTCGTGAGCGGCAAACTGAACGCCGAGGACCTCAAGGCCGGCACGCAGCTGCGCAGCGCCGAGGGCACCAGCCTGGACCTGTCCATGGACGGCAGCAGCGTCATGGTGAACACCGCCATGATCGACGGTGCGCCCATCACGGCCAGCAACGGCAACATCTTCGCCATCAACGAGCTGCTGCTTCCCGACACGCTGGTCCTGCCTGACCCGCCCACCGGTGCCGAGGTCATGACCGAGACGACCGCCACCACCACCACCACGACCGCGCCGATGGTCATGAACTCGGCCAGTCTGGTCGAGGCCCTCAGCCAGCCGCAGTTCAGCACCCTGCTCAGCCTGGTGCAGAAGGCCGATCTGGTCGGCGCCCTGACCGCCACCGACGTGACGGTGTTCGCGCCCACCAACGACGCCTTCGCCAAGGTGCCCCAGGCGACCCTGGACGCCCTGATGGCCGATCCCGCCAAGCTCAAGCAGGTCCTGACGTACCACGTCGTGGCCGGCCGCGTGGTCGACGACGGCCTGAAGGTCTCGCAGCTGCGGTCCCTCGAGGGCAGCTCGATTGACCTCAAGGCCAGTGGCGCGACGTACCTCGTCGGGAACCTCAGCGCCGCCAACGCGATGGGCAGCACCATCAGTGCCCGCACCAACGCCGGCAACAGCGTCATCTACACCATCGACATGGTGATGCTGCCCCCCACCCTGAAGTAA